In Saprospiraceae bacterium, the sequence TGGCTCGTATATATTCGATAAACGAAGACAATGGCGGAAATATCTGGGTTGGAACTGTGGACGCAGGAGTTTGGAAATATGACGGAAACAACTTGATTAATTACACAATCAAAGACGGCCTTACCAGCAACGCAGTAAATACAATTTATAAAGACAAAAACGGAGAACTATGGTTTGGAACTGATGGCAATGGTCTCTGCAAATTCAACGGTACAACATTCACCCATTTATAATCAAGTAAATTAACAGTTTTAGCCAGAAAATGAGCAGGCGAAAACATGAAGAAGCAGGCGAAAATCTGCGGAAGCTTAAAAGACGATACGGTAACAATCAAAATTAAACGATATGAAAAATAAATTGACACATTTTGCCATTCACATTGACGACATTGAACGGGCAAAGAGCTTTTATGATGGAGTTTTTGATTGGGGTTTCAATTCCTTCGGACAATCTGATTTTCTGCAAATCAAAGCCGACAAGACAGAAAACGGAGAACTCATCGGGGCTTTACAATCACGAAAATACGCTCCTTTTCCAGAAAAAATAATCGGTTTGGAATGCACCATTGGAGTAGAGAACTTGGACGAAATCGTGGAACGTGTAAAAAGCAATGGCGGCCAAGTTCTAATGCCAAAAACAGGTATTCCATATGTAGGATGGATTGCAAAATTCCTGGACACGGAAGGCAACCTAATTTGTGCAATGCAATACGACAACAATGCGAGATGACAAAGTCAAGACCCATTCATCCAGACTTTCAATACTTATTGGACTTTAAAGACCAGGAAGTCATTGCCCTGTTTCGTGATTTACGACAATACATATTGGAATTGTATCCTGACAGCAATGAACTTCTGTATCATACCCACGCTTTGACAGCCGTCTTTTCAATCTCTGAAAAGTTATCAGATGCCTTTTGTATGTTGCCTATTTACGCCACTCACCTAAATTTGGGTTTTAACAAAGGAACGCTCTTAAAAGACCCGAATAAATTATTGACAGGAACTGGTAATTTGATAAGACATATAGATGTAAAGAAATCGAGCGATTATAGAAACGCCAGGGTAAGAGCGCTGATTAAAGAAGCGATTGACTTTGCTATAAAAGATATGGACAAGCCGACAAAATTAATTGGAATGACAATATCAAAAATAAAAAAGTAATCAAAGCCGACCGCATCACTTCGTGTAGGTGCTATGGCGGGTGCACTGGCAAATCAAAGGTCAGTTCCTCTAATCAGCCTTTTACTTAACCGAAAAGTAAGTGCTTCTACAACCGCTACTGACACCTACACCAGCAACGTTGTGCGTTAATTGCAGGACGACATCCAGCAAAAACCAACAGACATCATTAAATACGACTTCAAGAACGGACTTCCGCAAGAATTTGAAATTGTGGACAAAGTTGAATTGTACAAAGAATCTAAGGATACTTTAACCACAACACATGCGACAGGTTTTTATCACATCATTTGGTTTCAAAATGGCGGTCCAACACAAATACTTCAGGTAAAATTCACCAGTTACACCACGGAATTTAGAGATCGTTAGCACCTGCTCTAACGCACTGCACCCCAGGTTTGATAGGAACAGAGACGATTCAAGGTGGAATTTTAAGCTCAATAAAGTGATCCTATTTTTATTAACTTCGTATAGTGGATTTGCATCATAGTATGCTCAATTTTAAGAAAAAACCATCATTACAAAAGAAATCTACGATGAATAGAAAACTCAAATACTTGTTGCCGGCTATCGCTTTTATAGTTATCTCAGGATTATTGGCAGGTGCCGGTACAGCTTTAGGACAGCCGCCAGGTCAGGGACAAAGGCCAGCCTTGCCTCCCATACCCATAAAAAGTGATACCACACATACTCTATCTAAACACTTTATCCTGAACAGCAGCACAAAAAAGGCACCGGATACCAAGGGATTCATTCAACGATGGCTGGTGCTGGAACCCGTCAGGAAAGACATTACCCGGAATAATATATTCACCGACAACTATCTCAGAACAACCTTCTCCACCGATAATTTTTCCGACGATTTTACCATAATTCCTAAAAATGGCGAAAAGGTAAAAGTGGAAAACCAGGACCTAAAATGGTATGCCCTCGACAGCAAAGCGTACAATTTTAATTTATACCATTTTACCTACGCGTTGAACATGCCTCCATACGGCGTACTCTTTTGGCTTGTCACGGTCATCAATTGCCCGGAAGAAATCAAAAACGTGAGAATGGCTGCAGGAGCTAATTCGTCAGGTATGTTTTGGTTAAATGGCAGGGAAGCCCTGATGCTGTCCGGTGACCGAGATATGATAGTGGATAATGGCACCTCTTCACTTTTAACCCTAAAAAAGGGAAAGAACATCATCCGTGGTGCAGTAATAAATGGTCCGGGTATGTGTAACTTCTGTGTTCGTTTTTTGGATGAAAAAGGAAGGCCGGTAAAAAACTTCAGTATTAGTTACGAATAAAATTTGTTAGTCTGTAAAAAAGTATCAATTATTCTGAAATCGAAATTATGATGAAACAAGCCATAAAGAGACCATCATGCTCACAGCAAGCTGAATATTGATGGCGATTTCCAGGTGCAATTAAAAACAAATTATTACATGAAAAGAATGAAAATAATCGGCCTGACTGCCTTATTAGCAGTTTTACTTACTCAAACAATAAAAGCACAGGTCGGAAAACCATTTATCCATGATCCGTCCACCATCGTCGAATGTGACGGAAAGTATTACACCTTCGGCACCGGTGGAGGTGGATTAATATCCGAAGACGGTTGGACCTGGCATGGCGGTGGTGTAAGACCGGGTGGAGGTGCAGCTCCCGATGCCATGAAAATTGGCGACCGCTACCTTGTAGTATATGGCGCAACCGGCGGTAGCAGCACGCACAAAGGTGCTATTCTTACGATGTGGAACAAGACGCTTGATCCAACTTCTCCCGATTTTAAATACACAGAACCTGTTGTGGTTGCCACCTCCGATGGTTATGAAGAATGCGATGCCATCGACCCTGGTCTTTTGCTGGATCCTACTACCGGGCGTCTTTGGCTCTCTTATGGTACCTATTTTGGATTTAGCCGCATTGTAGAATTGGATCCTAAAACAGGCTTAAGGGTAAAAGGCAATCAACCCGTTGATGTCGCCATTGTTTGCGAAGCCACCGTTTTAACCTCTCACGGTGGCTGGTACTATCTTCTTGCTACACATGGAAGCTGTTGCGATGGCGCCAACTCCACCTACAATATTGTTGCAGGCCGTTCTAAAAATGTAACCGGTCCTTTTGTAGATAATGTGGGTAGAAACATGCTGGAAGGTGGCGGCAAAATGGTTGCTGCTACCAGTGGAAGACTTATAGGGCCCGGCCATTTTGGACGCATGATCCTGGGTGATGGAATTGAAAAAATGTCTTTTCATTATGAAGCAGATTTAGACCAGGGAGGACGCAGCGTATTAGGCATCCGTCCATTGCTTTGGACCAATGGATGGCCTGTGGCAGGAGATAATGTCAAAGAAGGAACTTATGAAATTCAATCAGAGAGAAGAGGATATGGACTGGAATTGGCCGTTGACCTGGTAAGAATGGCTGGTGGCATGCGGGGATTTAACCGCAACAATGATGAACCGGTAAAACCAGTGCAATCTCAGGAATTAGCGGATGTAATGAAAACCTGGCCTACCGGCAACATTGATGCAAGAATAGGTGATTACATGGCCCGCCCTCATCAGAAATGGACTATCACCGCTGCTCCTGATTCAAGCGGATATCTAGGTGGCCCATATTATAAAATAGTAATAGCGGGAACGGATCGGGCATTAGCAGCTACCCCAGATGCAGAAGTGATTACGATTCCGGCATTTACCGGCGCCCCCGAACAGTTATGGCGAATCGATCAACTGACTGATGGTACATATCGTATAATGCCTAAAGTAATTCCTGGATCTAAAGAACAATTAGCGTTGGTATCTTCCGGAGACAGCCGGCCGACACTTTCAAGGTTTGATATGAATAGCGACAATTCTAAATGGAATTTTAAAGCTCCCTAAATAGAGTCTTTGCAGGCGCAATTTTGTGATTATAAAAAGGCCACCGAAGAAAGCAGCTGCTAACATAGGCCCTTTATGCCATTGGGGCTGATGAATAGCATCTTTCATCATGAGGTCCGCTACTGAGAATAGAAGCAGCCCCAAACCGCACAATGCCTAATTTACGTGTAGGTATCGGACCATTGTGACCCTTCAATGCCGTATCTTCTGAAGCTTTTTTAAAAGAAACTAAAGAACCATATGGGCCAGAGTCATAGGCAATATCAGAAGAATTAGCAGGTGGGATTTCTCAAATTCATAAAACAATTCAGAAGTCCTTAAAAAATATCTCAGCAGCCTTATCAATTTACGATGAATCGGGATTCAAACAAAAATATCCAATGTATTTATATAGGCCAAAATCGTTTTTAATTATTAGGGCACTTAGGGAATTTAAAAACATGAATGACGAAATCCATGAGGAAAAATTTAGTTCATTTGAATTATTCCCTAGATCTATTTCAGATATCGAAATCATCACCTTAGATGAGCTATATGAAAATGCAAATGAAATTATTAATAAAAAATGGAATAAAACTGGGTATAACAACGGGTTTAAAGAAATTGGGGACATAATAGTTGATTGGGTTGAACATTCTATCATGCATCAACATTTGTGGTTGCTTCGAAGCTTCAATGTTTTCTGATCCGAAATCCCCAACTTTTTAAACCCGCAAAACGTTGGCTGCCATTTCAAAAAAAGTGAATTGTCCTAACGACAATACGTTTTGTATAACGATAAATCATTGAAAATCAAATGTCTTTATTTTGGGAAAGTATCATATAATATCATAAATTTACGTGTTGCCTCCCATGTTAGGTAGACCGCAACTATTGCAAACGTTCGGCTGACTGTCCACAGGCAGTTTATTATTCGACATAACATTCATATATTACTAACACAAACCACCGCTATGAGAAAGTTTAGTATCTGTTTTGCACTCATGTTTTTTATCGGCGCAGCGTCAGCACAAAATGTAAAATTTTGTAAGCCTTGCGAGGAGCTAAAGAACCTTCAGCTTCCGGATGTTACGATTTTGGTTGCTGAAGATAAAGCTTCGGACACCATTAAAAATCCGAATGAACCATGGATGCCAACCACCATAATAAATAAACCTTTCTGTCGTGTGTTCGGAAGGATAAGCATGGAAATAAATTTTGAACTTTTATTACCGGCTGAAAACAACGGTCGTTTCCTGATGTCAGGAGGAGGTGGTTTTGTCGGTAGTATTCAAAACGGATTTCGTGACAAAGTGAATGATGGCTTTGCTACCGCAGGCACTGATGCAGGGCACCAGGGAGGCGAAGATGCCAAGTGGGCTTACAACAACATGGAACGCCAGTTGAATTTTGGAAGGCTCG encodes:
- a CDS encoding VOC family protein yields the protein MKNKLTHFAIHIDDIERAKSFYDGVFDWGFNSFGQSDFLQIKADKTENGELIGALQSRKYAPFPEKIIGLECTIGVENLDEIVERVKSNGGQVLMPKTGIPYVGWIAKFLDTEGNLICAMQYDNNAR
- a CDS encoding acetylxylan esterase — encoded protein: MNRKLKYLLPAIAFIVISGLLAGAGTALGQPPGQGQRPALPPIPIKSDTTHTLSKHFILNSSTKKAPDTKGFIQRWLVLEPVRKDITRNNIFTDNYLRTTFSTDNFSDDFTIIPKNGEKVKVENQDLKWYALDSKAYNFNLYHFTYALNMPPYGVLFWLVTVINCPEEIKNVRMAAGANSSGMFWLNGREALMLSGDRDMIVDNGTSSLLTLKKGKNIIRGAVINGPGMCNFCVRFLDEKGRPVKNFSISYE
- a CDS encoding DUF4263 domain-containing protein — translated: MSEELAGGISQIHKTIQKSLKNISAALSIYDESGFKQKYPMYLYRPKSFLIIRALREFKNMNDEIHEEKFSSFELFPRSISDIEIITLDELYENANEIINKKWNKTGYNNGFKEIGDIIVDWVEHSIMHQHLWLLRSFNVF
- a CDS encoding family 43 glycosylhydrolase, encoding MKRMKIIGLTALLAVLLTQTIKAQVGKPFIHDPSTIVECDGKYYTFGTGGGGLISEDGWTWHGGGVRPGGGAAPDAMKIGDRYLVVYGATGGSSTHKGAILTMWNKTLDPTSPDFKYTEPVVVATSDGYEECDAIDPGLLLDPTTGRLWLSYGTYFGFSRIVELDPKTGLRVKGNQPVDVAIVCEATVLTSHGGWYYLLATHGSCCDGANSTYNIVAGRSKNVTGPFVDNVGRNMLEGGGKMVAATSGRLIGPGHFGRMILGDGIEKMSFHYEADLDQGGRSVLGIRPLLWTNGWPVAGDNVKEGTYEIQSERRGYGLELAVDLVRMAGGMRGFNRNNDEPVKPVQSQELADVMKTWPTGNIDARIGDYMARPHQKWTITAAPDSSGYLGGPYYKIVIAGTDRALAATPDAEVITIPAFTGAPEQLWRIDQLTDGTYRIMPKVIPGSKEQLALVSSGDSRPTLSRFDMNSDNSKWNFKAP
- a CDS encoding DUF1801 domain-containing protein, with the protein product MTKSRPIHPDFQYLLDFKDQEVIALFRDLRQYILELYPDSNELLYHTHALTAVFSISEKLSDAFCMLPIYATHLNLGFNKGTLLKDPNKLLTGTGNLIRHIDVKKSSDYRNARVRALIKEAIDFAIKDMDKPTKLIGMTISKIKK